The Pseudalkalibacillus hwajinpoensis DNA window TTTCCACCTGATGAAGAACCGAATGAAGTGGAAATAGATGATGAGGTGAACGAAGATAGCGAAAGAAGTTCACTCATTAAATATTTTGAAGCATTATTTAATGAAGTAGATAGAAATGAGTCTCTACAAATTATTATTATTGAACATGCTTTTTTTAAGAATCATGATCGATACAAAAAGTCTGTTAAATATAGATGGAAAAAAAACGAATCTGGCCTTATTCCTAAAGATTGGCCAGAAAAAATCAAATAAAGATGGTCAAAACTTTGATCACATAATATTAAAAAATATCAAGCAATCATTAAAGATATTGTGATTAGTACTATGGGTTCTGAATCTAAACTGCAAGAAGAAATTCTACTTAATGTTTGACACGTGAACTAAAACGGTAAGACCTCTAACAAATAGTAGCAGTTATGGAATAAGTCCAATAATAATAAAAGCGACACCTAAATCCATTATTAAGGGATTTGTGATTAATGAGCCAACGAATCCCTTTATCATCAGAGTGAAAATTGGAGCGAGGTTATGCTTTATGTGTAAAAATTTTTTAATGAACTCAAATAAGACAACTAGAAACAAACTTTAATGTAGAGAAGGTTTGCGATCGAACAGTTACTTACCACCCTGATTATAATGTAAGTGCTATTAAGAAGAATCTTGAAGGAAAAGGAACTTATCAAATTTTTCGGAAATTGAATTTGATATGACAATTATCGGTTTGGTTAAGCTATTCAATACAAATGGAATGGCATGAGAAGAGATATTTCAACAAGAACTTCGCTCTAAGAGTGAGGTCTCTTATGTTGTAGAAAACATATATATAGTAAAATAATTCACCAGTAACTACTAAAAACCTTGATAGAGGTCATATCCTGGTTTTTAGTAACTTTACTTCACATCCAATTCTTTTGAGAAGGATGAAACAGAAAATTATTAAGTTCATAAGAAGAAAAAAATGGGAATTAAGACGGCGTCCAGAATAGATAAAACTAGATTATCTAATGCTTATTATCTATACCTTTAGCAACCATCTTAAACCAAGTTTACCTTTTGTACTACTTGAGCTATTTAAACTTGTTTCAGCCAATTCACCTAACATCTCAGTCAAGGCGTGTTCAAACTCTAAGGTATTATCGTCTGTTCCAGTGAAGGCGTGTACAAGTTCATGCAAAAAGGTTCCGGAAAAGGACTGCAAATCTTTTAATTGACTACGTTTAATAATAATCCGCTGGTTAGAAGGTTCCCATAAGCCTAGGGCATCACCACCAGTATGATCGTCTGGTCTCATTTTTTCAGAAACCTTTATACTTTTAATTATTCTGCTTTTCTTAGGAAACCAGTTCATAATAATATCCTTAGTATCGAATACTGCCCTCTCTTTTTTAGTTAAATTTTTAACATCAATGAACTCGAACTCAAATTTTTCATTCCATTCTTCAGCATAGGTATTTAAATTTCTAAAATTGTTACCTTTAAGATCATGATTGCTTTCTAACTTACTTGCTAATAAATCGGGAACAGTTATAATTTTTTCTCCATCGTTTTTAGCATAACTTAAAAACTTACCACCATCCATCAGATCCACTGCCCTCACAAATATTACTTGTTCCTGGCTGCTTAAAATTCTACAAGCGTGTAGTTGGACATCGATCCAATCTAATTCATCATGAGCATTCCCAGTTTGGATCTTTTCCAAATCATTAACTAGCTTTCTTGCAAACTCCGGACTCGAGCAATCCATTAAAATAGATTTCACTCTATCTGTGTAAGCTGTTCTTCCTACATTCGTTCGCTCTCTATTCAAAGACTGTAGCAATTTCTTAGTAGTAGAAGTGATATTATATGAAAACAATAGATTCTCTTCTTCTGCAACACATAGTCCATTTACATAAATTCTTGAACGGTTCTTTTTATTTTCTATTAGTGATCCATATTTTGTGCTTTCGATTGTACGTTCTCCTGAATAAACTATAAAGAAATCTTTTGCTTTTTCTATCTCTTCATCTAACAAACCGGTAAAGATAAATTCGGTTCCAATCATATCAGGATATGTAGGACTGTTTACGATAGCATGTAATGTGACTACATCGTCGAAATCCCCTTTAGGTGCTTTTTCGATTGTAATATCGCTGAATTTCGATTGGATAAGGACTCCAATTTTTCTCCTATCGAAAGTGGCCATAGCATCTTTTAAACCAACTCCAAACTTACCAATAACTTTATTAGGATTTTTAACTTTTTCAACATTTTCATTTTGAGTTAAATGTTCATATCTTAATCCTCTTCCTTGGTCCTTTATGTGCCAATTTCCATCCTTGTTCTTGAAAATAACAGGTTCTTCGTTACCAGTTAGACTTGCCTCATCCAATGCGTTTGCTATTATCTCTCTTAATGCGTGAGGAACAGTCCAATGTTCCAATACTTTTTCAATATTCAAATCAAATTTTTTCATGTATATAAACCTCCACTATTTTTATTTTGAGAAACCTGATATTAGTTTTATAATCTTCCTTTTTTAAACTCTAGGATTAAAAGTAGGGGTACTAACGTTTGTCATTTCATTCCACATAGAGTTTTTTCAGTAAACTATCTTACTAGAATTCCTGAATATTAACGAATCATTTAACTGTCTCAACTAATTAATATTCAATGGTAACCACTACATAATTTTTAGTTTTCGATAAAATTGTTTTTAACCCTTTTTTTAACTACGTTTATTTGGAATTTATTGCTAGAATGAAAATGGGGAAAATTTTAGAGGGGGTTCAAATGAAAAAGAGGAAGGCTTTTTATATCAATGTTTTAGTGGTAATTATTGTTGTCTTAGTCGGGTGTTCTGTTAATGCAGGGGTAACGGATAGGAAAAAAGCAGAGACACTCTTGGCGGAAGGAGATCTTGAAGGATCTTTTAAATTTTATGAGGCAGCGTACGAAGAGTCAGAAAAGGAACAAGATAGATATAGTACAAATATTGTAGGGAAGTTAATCGAGGTAAGTGGGTTATTAGATGCCCAAAAAACAGAAGCAGCTACATACGGGCTTGAAACAGCAGAAAATATGCTATCGGACCAATATGAAAATAGTGAATTCAAAAAACAAATGAAGGTTTTGCAATCTCGCCTCACAGAAATAACTAGGGACGTTGTCCTTTATAACACTAGACTAGTACGTGCTAGATCCCTAGCCGAATTACATTTATATGATAGTGCATTCGACCTTTTAGCTAAAACCGAGGAAGAATTAGAAGGGGGAACTATCATTTCTGAAGGTTTTAATAAGTTAAAGGTTGAATTGTTGGAAGAAAAGCTTGCGTATCAAAACCATAGAGATTAGCAACGAAAAGAATGGGAAGAAGAAAAGAAATTAGAAAATGAGCGTAGGGTTGCAGAAAAAGAAGCAAGGAAGGCAGAAGAAGATAAAGTTGCTGAGGAAATAAGGCAAGAACAGAATAGGGTGGCAGAGCAGGAAAAGAAAAAGGAACAAAAAAAGCAGAAATCATCTGATGATGTAGATGAAGAGAGTTTAGAAATGACAGAATCAAACTCCGAAAACACTGATACTGATGCAAACTATCCACCAGTTTCATTAACAAGAGAAGAGGCAGTTCAAATGGTGAAAGTGTATGCTTCGGTACCTGACCATCCAAACGTTCACATTGATTACAGTTATGATAATGATAATGGAGATTGGGTTTATCAGGTATATGAAGTTGTAATCGATGATCCTGAGACAAAAGAAGGTCATACTGCAACCTGGGGCTGGTTTGCTGTAGATCCTGAACAAGGGTATGTTTATGACAATTTTAATTACTAGAAGTTGTTCACAATAGCTTATGTTTTAAATATATTTTGATTTTAGAGACAATCAAATTCTTTGCAAATTCCACCTTTTTTTGAGGGCAAAAGAAGATATTTGTATTATTATTAAACATATGAGAGCGAGGATTTGAAAAATTCAGTTAGTGAGGTGAATAACTTGGTGGTAAATGTAAAAGTATTCGGGAGTTTCACGAAAAAAGGTAATCATACTTACCGAAAAACTGCTTATATTCAATGGGGAGAGTCTGAAAAAACTTTAGGGGCATGTTTACTACTTAATCCTGGTTCCGCCAAGCTAGACCAAGATTTATTAACAACTCTTGAAATGAAAGGAGCTGCGAAGGGTTTCATTAAAAATGTAGATCCTACAATGCGGCAACTGATCACTATTGTGGAGAGTATTTATAGTAAAGGTGATATTAATGGGCGCCTTTATATCTATAATTTATTTAATTTGCAACATACGCGAGCAATTGATGCGATCGAATTGTTTGAGAGTCAAGTCCAATCTGGTGAATACGACATTAAAGGTTCTTTAATTTCTAAAAGTGAATTACAAAAGCATCCATGGTTACTTCTTGGATGGGGTCTTAAACCAAAAAATAAATGGACAAACCTTCAAGTCATTAGGGATGATTGGATAAAGTTAATAAACGAATCTGGAATTCCTATCTTTGGCAAAAAACATGAAAGTAGCAAAAACTATTATCATGTATGTCCACAAAAACAAAGCGATAGACAAATTATAGTTAATCAGATAGTAGAGAATTATAATTCAATTAGAGCTGAAAAATTGAAAAAAGGCAGTAGGTACCTTATTGAAAAATACGTTAATAAACACGAGGATTGCCTTAATAAAAGTATTTTTATGAGTTCCCCGTCTTTACTTTCTTTTTCAGATAAAAGTCAAGATATTCAATGGAAGTCTCCACTATTAGAAAATGGGTATAGGGAATATAGTAACGAGATATTTGATCTTGATAAAAGTTGGGAATCAAATAAAAGCAAAATAGAGATGTATTGGCCCAAAAAAGGTCCTCAGTGGGATGGTGTCGCAACTGTTCAAGGTAAAAATGGGGAAAAAGGGTTGATATTAGTTGAAGCTAAGGCACATCTTCACGAGATGAGGTCAACCATAAAAGCTAAAGATAATAGAAGCATAGAATTAATTCATAGAACAATTGGCAATGTCAAAGAAGCTGTTGGATCTCAGGCAGTTTTAGATACTTGGTTAAATCGTTACTACCAGTTATCAAATCGTCTAGCCTATTTGTATATATTAAACATAAAGTTTAATATCCCAACCTGGCTAATCCTTGTTAACTTTGTTGATGATAGAAGTTATAAGTCAACATCTGTTTGTGAATGGCTTGATCATTATCAAAATGTTTTTACAGAGATGGATATTAATTTTTCATCATCCAGTTTATTTACCCATTTGGTCAATATTTATCCAATTTCACCAGATTAAAATTGCATATTATAATTTATTTCTTAAAGGTACTTACTCGAACAACAAACTAAGTTTTATGTGACTGTCCTGCTGCGAGGACCACAGGATCTGTATACTTATTTGAACCATTAACAGAGAGTAAATAGACCCGCCAGTATTTTTCTGAAATACTGGCGGGTCTATTTTATTCATAAGAAAAAAGTTTACATATTTCCTTCTTTTTCGTTTTCCTTAGCTTGTTGAACTAAATAATTAAAATAATTTACTAATTCCCGAATTTGTTCAGGTTTTAGTGCTTCCCACTTTTTGATGTCAAAGAAGCTCATAGCATTCAAATTGTGTTTGTTCAGAAGATCCAAGATTTCATCTACAGGACTTTCTTGGATAGTACCATACTGAGGTTTTATTTCTCCTAAATACAAATCCGCTTTATTCCCTAGCAGGTCATCTATCGTTGTATTAAAATAATTAGCCATTTTTATTAGGAGTTGAATATCTGGCTCAACATGATCGTTTTCATAGTGAGAATATCTAGCCCTGGATATTCCAAGAGCATCAGCAACTTCATTTTGAGTCTTTGATCCTCTCAATACTTTTAAACGTTTACTTAACAAGGTTTTCACACCCCTTCTATCGTTAGTATAGATAAAAAAGTTATCATTATCTATTTTTGATAAAAAAATTATCAAAAATCGTTGACGATAAGTTTTTTATCGTGTAAGGTTTAGTTAAGTTAGATAAATTATTTATCAGTAGGGAGGGACTAAATACAAACAACAAGATTATATATTGAAAACGTATGAAGAAGCTTGCTTAAACCCAGAGACAAGAGCATATTCTCTAGTAATTACTATTATAATAACTCACTACCAATCCTGATCGAGAATTTATTTATGGCACAAATTTTAGTTGATGCTAATGGAATAAGTCTATTGATTGGATTTTTTTTCTCAAAAAAGATAAAAAATTTATCAAAACTAAATTAGGAGAGGATTTTAATGGAAAGAAGAACTTTAACTGTAAATGAAGCTGCTGATTATTTAGGTGTATGCAATGACACGATCTATACAATGGTTAGAACTGAAGAAATTCCGCATTTTCGAATTAGAAGAAGAATTTTTTTCTCCAAAGAGACGATAGATATTTGGGTTCGAGAACAAGAGATGAATCATCAGGTGATTTGACTTTAATTTAACATCACGAAGTTTGAAAGGATGTAAAAGATGCAGGGCTGGATAAAACTTCATCGTAAAATCCTTCATAGTGAATTATTTCAGAATGAAAAGTTATTAAAGATTTTTATATACTGTTTAACGAAATCAAGTCATAAAAGAACTGAATGTAGAGTAGGTAGGCAAAAAGTTCAGTTGGAACCTGGGCAGTTTGTTTTCGGAAGGAAAAAAGCTTCTTCTGAGTTAAATATGAAAGAATCAACAGTTCGAGATTATCTCAAGGTGTTGCAGGAAGATAATGTGATTACTATTAACTCCACCAACAAATTTAGTGTTATAACCGTTAATAATTGGGGAGTTTATCAATCTCATGTCGAAGGAACCGACAACAAAACACCAGCAATCGAACAACAAAACGACAGCACTTCACCTTCAGAAAATCAACAAAAAGCCACATACAATAATGATCTAGAACTTAAAGAACTAAAGAATAATAAAGAATCAATAGATACAAATACTTCTGAGCATTCAAATAGAGAAGCCATTCGCTTTTATGAAAAGAATTTCGGGCAAGTACCACCTCACATTCATAAGGAAATAGTATTTTATATAACTGATAGTGGGGAAGAAATGGTTATAGAAGCTATGAAGAGGTCTTTGTATCGGAATAAACCCAATTGGGGTTATGTGAAAAGTATTCTCCAATCATGGAAAAACAAAGGAGTTGGCACATTGGAGGAGGCAAAGATCGAAGAACCTCAGCATAGTCATAACCAATTTAGAGGTCCATCTTCTAGAAGGCGTTCAAAAAGTTCTTCGCCAGAATGGTTAAAACAAAAAGAATCTCAGTCCACGCAGTCAGCGAATAAACCACTTAGGCTTGAAGATGTTGCCACTATGATCAAGTTAAGGATCAAGTACAAAAAAGAGCCAGATGAAATCATCCAGGCAAATTGTTTCGGATATAACTTATCTAAAGACGATATTAGGGACATCCGAGAGGACCTAAAGACTGCTGAGGAAATTCTACGATCAAAGACCAAATTAAAAGTAGTTGGTGATTCTTGAGTTTAGAATTCAATTCCAAAAAAGGAGCTTGTGCTATGAGGAAATCTAATCGAAATCATCTTGCTTTTTATGATATCTCGTCTCGGGCAGCTTATGTTAAAACTTTTGAAGGAAAAAAGTACAATGTACGCGGTTTATGGGTGATTGATCAGGAGGGAGTAGCTGAAAAACTGTCAGCGATTTATTATCGTATTCGAACTGTAAAAGACACTGGATTTAAGACGATTGCGAAACGTAAAAACCCGAATTGTGAACTAAAATCTGTTAATTAGCACTTTTTAATAACCAATTGTACTTTGACAATTTTATATCTATGCAAGGAAAGGAATTGGTCACAGCACTTCCCT harbors:
- a CDS encoding helix-turn-helix domain-containing protein → MLSKRLKVLRGSKTQNEVADALGISRARYSHYENDHVEPDIQLLIKMANYFNTTIDDLLGNKADLYLGEIKPQYGTIQESPVDEILDLLNKHNLNAMSFFDIKKWEALKPEQIRELVNYFNYLVQQAKENEKEGNM
- a CDS encoding ATP-binding protein, producing MKKFDLNIEKVLEHWTVPHALREIIANALDEASLTGNEEPVIFKNKDGNWHIKDQGRGLRYEHLTQNENVEKVKNPNKVIGKFGVGLKDAMATFDRRKIGVLIQSKFSDITIEKAPKGDFDDVVTLHAIVNSPTYPDMIGTEFIFTGLLDEEIEKAKDFFIVYSGERTIESTKYGSLIENKKNRSRIYVNGLCVAEEENLLFSYNITSTTKKLLQSLNRERTNVGRTAYTDRVKSILMDCSSPEFARKLVNDLEKIQTGNAHDELDWIDVQLHACRILSSQEQVIFVRAVDLMDGGKFLSYAKNDGEKIITVPDLLASKLESNHDLKGNNFRNLNTYAEEWNEKFEFEFIDVKNLTKKERAVFDTKDIIMNWFPKKSRIIKSIKVSEKMRPDDHTGGDALGLWEPSNQRIIIKRSQLKDLQSFSGTFLHELVHAFTGTDDNTLEFEHALTEMLGELAETSLNSSSSTKGKLGLRWLLKV
- a CDS encoding DnaD domain-containing protein, with the translated sequence MQGWIKLHRKILHSELFQNEKLLKIFIYCLTKSSHKRTECRVGRQKVQLEPGQFVFGRKKASSELNMKESTVRDYLKVLQEDNVITINSTNKFSVITVNNWGVYQSHVEGTDNKTPAIEQQNDSTSPSENQQKATYNNDLELKELKNNKESIDTNTSEHSNREAIRFYEKNFGQVPPHIHKEIVFYITDSGEEMVIEAMKRSLYRNKPNWGYVKSILQSWKNKGVGTLEEAKIEEPQHSHNQFRGPSSRRRSKSSSPEWLKQKESQSTQSANKPLRLEDVATMIKLRIKYKKEPDEIIQANCFGYNLSKDDIRDIREDLKTAEEILRSKTKLKVVGDS
- a CDS encoding helix-turn-helix domain-containing protein codes for the protein MERRTLTVNEAADYLGVCNDTIYTMVRTEEIPHFRIRRRIFFSKETIDIWVREQEMNHQVI